In Juglans microcarpa x Juglans regia isolate MS1-56 chromosome 4S, Jm3101_v1.0, whole genome shotgun sequence, a single window of DNA contains:
- the LOC121263168 gene encoding HMG1/2-like protein produces the protein MKGGKSKSESKRADPKLSVNKKGSASTKAGKATTKKGKAAKDPNKPKRPASAFFVFMEEFRKQFNKDHPDNKSVSAVGKAAGAKWKSMSDAEKAPYVAKADKRKVDYEKNMKAYNKRQAEGATAAEDEVESEKSVSEVNDDEDGDEDGSEEEDDDE, from the exons ATGAAAGGAGGGAAATCAAAGTCCGAGTCGAAGAGAGCTGACCCCAA GCTTTCCGTGAATAAGAAAGGCAGTGCTTCGACGAAAGCGGGAAAGGCGACGACTAAGAAGGGAAAGGCAGCGAAGGACCCTAACAAGCCTAAGAGGCCAGCCAGTGCTTTCTTCGTATTCAT GGAAGAATTCAGGAAGCAGTTCAATAAAGATCACCCTGACAACAAATCAGTTTCCGCT GTTGGTAAAGCTGCTGGAGCTAAATGGAAGTCCATGTCCGATGCT GAAAAAGCACCTTATGTAGCAAAGGCTGACAAAAGGAAGGTTGACTATGAGAAGAACATGAAAGCTTATAACAAGAGACAG GCTGAAGGTGCCACTGCTGCAGAAGACGAGGTTGAGTCTGAGAAGTCAGTGTCTGAGGTgaatgatgatgaggatggagatgaagatggcaGTGAGGAG GAAGATGATGACGAGTAG